A window from Chiroxiphia lanceolata isolate bChiLan1 chromosome 3, bChiLan1.pri, whole genome shotgun sequence encodes these proteins:
- the LOC116784324 gene encoding tubulin monoglycylase TTLL3-like isoform X1 has protein sequence MSGAPSSARERQTGQDLLPLPACPVGPVGSNGALLTEQVAAATTGHHNGRQRSVDAALLRKAKRRVEKAIKEKKIFAVRGPYPVIRSLLRARGWVERKLPREGRRLKQQVGGQKKQQPETEPSDDGDEQGEAVLNPRGGAQPSLGTTEPLHYPWPRNEEVEEEKEEEDEDYEDSDEIHDLMSYLVRDQVPNFLWTIRLSSIDQELLQRIEVVNRYHWVHALSTKEGLCLSLQNLPWFEQADPNTFFPRCYRLGTTEEREAFIEDFRLTAARSLLKLALKKAGDRLVGMEQPPKSNKGPEGPGSSFSSPSRLAEEALEVCEQHLGVLEHQDIDRKTPSPCRTCIDWNCFLQDYYCAAHEGAGLALSGAQRERCQDLLRRLAEQLPQFSVEGDLNIWILKPSAKSRGRGIVCATRLEEVLQQARGCTTPSARVCEWVVQKYVERPLTIFGTKFDIRQWFLVTDGNPLTVWFYQDCYLRFCSQPFSLRHLEHSRHLCNVSVQKQYKESPHQDPRVPPSRVWSSRQFQAYLARLGRADAWHQVMVPGMKAAILNSLRCAQDHMSFRKGSFELFGADFLVGEDCQPWLLEINSCPTMSPSSAVTRRLCANVQRDTLRLVLDRKDDPSCPTGAFELIYKEAAASPRPAVGINLMVEGCSLKKPRPAKRRLQEKPPTSTASAPQLPVSSEGRATQAPQPRVPQRKLPPLRQQSSCCKPSSGPVAPPQPPDSAAGSQELPWLLHLVVQPQEAEPQKAAQPQAAEPQAVLPPVSCHALDRVPVPPPQGAPSTPRQPPDCSAGSQGLPGLNHPLGQPQAALPPVSSHPLDGVLLPPLRGAPGCSAGSQELPWLLHLVGQPEDAQPQEAPPQAAWPQAALPPIRGCRLAKAPVPPPRGAPRSPWRPPGSAPSFRPARPLHPPLLEQSTSGRNRTQKNWDTETSPRGDSPLPTLAGETLQHPAPSHPNETPLLRHGNRLNPHTGLNTLL, from the exons ATGTCAGGGGCCCCAAGCTCAGCGAGGGAGAGGCAGACAGGTCAGGatcttctccccctccctgcctgcccagtgGGGCCTGTGGGCTCCAACGGGGCTCTCCTCACGGAGCAGGTGGCAGCTGCCACCACCGGCCACCACAATGGGCGCCAGCGCTCGGTTGACGCTGCGCTGCTCAGGAAAGCCAAGCGGCGTGTGGAGAAGGCCATTAAG GAGAAGAAGATCTTCGCGGTGCGGGGCCCCTACCCTGTCATCCGCTCCCTGCTCCGGGCTCGGGGCTGGGTGGAGAGGAAGCTCCCCCGCGAGGGCAGACGGCTGAAGCAGCAGGTTGGCGGCCAAAAGAAACAGCAGCCGGAGACAGAGCCAAGTGATGATGGTGATGAGCAGGGGGAGGCAGTGCTGAACCCACGTGGTGGGGCACAGCCTTCCCTGGGGACCACAGAGCCCCTGCACTACCCATGGCCACGCAatgaggaggtggaggaggaaaaggaagaggaagatgaagattATGAGGACTCCGATGAAATCCATGACCTCATG TCCTACCTGGTGCGGGACCAGGTGCCAAACTTCCTGTGGACCATCCGCCTTAGCTCCATTGACCAGGAGCTCCTGCAGAGGATTGAGGTGGTGAACCGCTATCACTGGGTGCACGCCCTCAGCACCAAG GAGGGGCTGTGCCTCAGCCTGCAAAACCTGCCCTGGTTCGAGCAAGCCGACCCCAACACCTTTTTCCCCCGGTGCTACCGGCTGGGGACCACGGAGGAGCGAGAAGCTTTCATTG AGGATTTCCGCCTGACGGCAGCTCGCAGCCTGCTCAAACTGGCTCTGAAGaaggctggggacaggctggtggggatggagcagccccCAAAATCCAACAAGGGGCCAG AAGGGCCAGggtcctccttctcctctccctcccggCTGGCAGAGGAGGCCCTGGAGGTCTGCGAGCAGCACCTGGGTGTCCTAGAGCACCAGGACATCGACAGGAAGACCCCGTCGCCCTGCAGGACGTGCATCGACTGGAACTGCTTCCTGCAGGATTACTACTGCGCGGCACA TGAGGGGGCCGGGCTGGCGCTGAGCGGGGCGCAGCGGGAGCGGTGCCAGGACCTGCTGCGGCGCCTGGCGGAGCAGCTGCCGCAGTTCAGCGTAGAGGGCGATCTCAACATCTGGATCCTCAAGCCCAGCGCCAAATCCCGAGGCAGGG GGATCGTCTGCGCGACGCGGCtggaggaggtgctgcagcaggcGCGGGGCTGCACGACCCCCTCGGCGCGGGTGTGCGAGTGGGTGGTGCAGAAGTACGTGGAGCGGCCGCTCACCATCTTCGGCACCAAATTCGACATCCGGCAGTGGTTCCTGGTGACTGATGGGAATCCCCTGACCGTCTGGTTCTACCAAGACTGCTACCTGCgcttctgctcccagcccttctccctgcGCCACCTGGAGCA TTCCAGGCACCTCTGCAACGTCTCCGTCCAGAAGCAGTACAAGGAGTCACCTCACCAGGACCCCCGCGTGCCCCCCAGTAGGGTCTGGTCCAGCCGGCAGTTCCAGGCATACCTGGCACGGCTGGGGCGGGCGGATGCTTGGCATCAGGTGATGGTGCCCGGCATGAAGGCAGCGATACTGAACTCTCTGCGCTGCGCCCAGGACCACATGAGCTTCCGCAAGGGCAGCTTTGAGCTCTTTGGGGCCGACTTTCTCGTGGGGGAGGactgccagccctggctgctggagaTCAACTCCTGCCCCACCATGAGCCCCTCCTCGGCCGTGACCCGACGGCTCTGTGCCAACGTCCAGCGGGACACGCTGCGCCTCGTGCTCGACCGCAAGGACGACCCCAGCTGTCCCACTGGCGCCTTTGAGCTCATCTACAAGGAG gcagctgcgTCCCCGCGTCCGGCTGTGGGGATAAATCTGATGGTCGAAGGCTGTTCCCTGAAGAAGCCCCGGCCAGCAAAGCGTCGATTACAGGAAAAGCCCCCCACCAGTACAGCCAgtgccccccagctccccgTGTCCTCAGAGGGCAGAGCCACACAGGCGCCCCAGCCGAGAGTGCCACAGCGGAAGCTGCCTCCTCTGAGgcaacagagcagctgctgcaagcCCAGCTCTGGCCCTGTAGCACCGCCACAGCCCCCGGactctgctgctgggagccaggagctgccatGGCTCCTTCACCTGGTTGTGCAGCCTCAGGAAGCTGAGCCCCAGAAagctgctcagccccaggcagcTGAGCCCCAGGCAGTTCTGCCCCCAGTCAGTTGCCATGCCCTGGATCGGGTGCCTGTGCCACCGCCCCAGggagcccccagcaccccccggCAACCCCCGGACTGTTCTGCCGGGAGccaggggctgccagggctcaATCACCCGCTtgggcagccccaggcagctctgcccccagtCAGTAGCCATCCCCTGGATGGGGTGCTTCTGCCACCTCTCCGGGGAGCCCCGGGCTGCTCTGCCGggagccaggagctgccctggctcctTCACCTGGTCGGGCAGCCCGAGGACGCTCAGCCCCAGGAAGCTCCGCCCCAGGCTGCTTGgccccaggcagctctgccgCCCATCAGGGGCTGTCGCCTGGCTAAGGCGCCTGTGCCACCGCCCCGGGGAGCACCCAGGAGCCCCTGGCGACCcccgggctctgctccctccttccgTCCTGCCAGACCACTGCATCCACCTCTGCTGGAACAGAGCACATCAGGTCGCAACAGGACACAGAAGAACTGGGACACAGAGACATCCCCACGAGGGgacagccccctccccacccttgCTGGGGAAACACTGCAGCACCCggctccctcccaccccaacgAGACCCCACTGCTGCGTCACGGGAACCGCCTCAACCCGCACACGGGCCTTAATACACTGCTGTGA
- the LOC116784324 gene encoding tubulin monoglycylase TTLL3-like isoform X3, translated as MSGAPSSARERQTGQDLLPLPACPVGPVGSNGALLTEQVAAATTGHHNGRQRSVDAALLRKAKRRVEKAIKEKKIFAVRGPYPVIRSLLRARGWVERKLPREGRRLKQQVGGQKKQQPETEPSDDGDEQGEAVLNPRGGAQPSLGTTEPLHYPWPRNEEVEEEKEEEDEDYEDSDEIHDLMSYLVRDQVPNFLWTIRLSSIDQELLQRIEVVNRYHWVHALSTKEGLCLSLQNLPWFEQADPNTFFPRCYRLGTTEEREAFIEDFRLTAARSLLKLALKKAGDRLVGMEQPPKSNKGPEGPGSSFSSPSRLAEEALEVCEQHLGVLEHQDIDRKTPSPCRTCIDWNCFLQDYYCAAHEGAGLALSGAQRERCQDLLRRLAEQLPQFSVEGDLNIWILKPSAKSRGRGIVCATRLEEVLQQARGCTTPSARVCEWVVQKYVERPLTIFGTKFDIRQWFLVTDGNPLTVWFYQDCYLRFCSQPFSLRHLEHSRHLCNVSVQKQYKESPHQDPRVPPSRVWSSRQFQAYLARLGRADAWHQVMVPGMKAAILNSLRCAQDHMSFRKGSFELFGADFLVGEDCQPWLLEINSCPTMSPSSAVTRRLCANVQRDTLRLVLDRKDDPSCPTGAFELIYKETTASTSAGTEHIRSQQDTEELGHRDIPTRGQPPPHPCWGNTAAPGSLPPQRDPTAASREPPQPAHGP; from the exons ATGTCAGGGGCCCCAAGCTCAGCGAGGGAGAGGCAGACAGGTCAGGatcttctccccctccctgcctgcccagtgGGGCCTGTGGGCTCCAACGGGGCTCTCCTCACGGAGCAGGTGGCAGCTGCCACCACCGGCCACCACAATGGGCGCCAGCGCTCGGTTGACGCTGCGCTGCTCAGGAAAGCCAAGCGGCGTGTGGAGAAGGCCATTAAG GAGAAGAAGATCTTCGCGGTGCGGGGCCCCTACCCTGTCATCCGCTCCCTGCTCCGGGCTCGGGGCTGGGTGGAGAGGAAGCTCCCCCGCGAGGGCAGACGGCTGAAGCAGCAGGTTGGCGGCCAAAAGAAACAGCAGCCGGAGACAGAGCCAAGTGATGATGGTGATGAGCAGGGGGAGGCAGTGCTGAACCCACGTGGTGGGGCACAGCCTTCCCTGGGGACCACAGAGCCCCTGCACTACCCATGGCCACGCAatgaggaggtggaggaggaaaaggaagaggaagatgaagattATGAGGACTCCGATGAAATCCATGACCTCATG TCCTACCTGGTGCGGGACCAGGTGCCAAACTTCCTGTGGACCATCCGCCTTAGCTCCATTGACCAGGAGCTCCTGCAGAGGATTGAGGTGGTGAACCGCTATCACTGGGTGCACGCCCTCAGCACCAAG GAGGGGCTGTGCCTCAGCCTGCAAAACCTGCCCTGGTTCGAGCAAGCCGACCCCAACACCTTTTTCCCCCGGTGCTACCGGCTGGGGACCACGGAGGAGCGAGAAGCTTTCATTG AGGATTTCCGCCTGACGGCAGCTCGCAGCCTGCTCAAACTGGCTCTGAAGaaggctggggacaggctggtggggatggagcagccccCAAAATCCAACAAGGGGCCAG AAGGGCCAGggtcctccttctcctctccctcccggCTGGCAGAGGAGGCCCTGGAGGTCTGCGAGCAGCACCTGGGTGTCCTAGAGCACCAGGACATCGACAGGAAGACCCCGTCGCCCTGCAGGACGTGCATCGACTGGAACTGCTTCCTGCAGGATTACTACTGCGCGGCACA TGAGGGGGCCGGGCTGGCGCTGAGCGGGGCGCAGCGGGAGCGGTGCCAGGACCTGCTGCGGCGCCTGGCGGAGCAGCTGCCGCAGTTCAGCGTAGAGGGCGATCTCAACATCTGGATCCTCAAGCCCAGCGCCAAATCCCGAGGCAGGG GGATCGTCTGCGCGACGCGGCtggaggaggtgctgcagcaggcGCGGGGCTGCACGACCCCCTCGGCGCGGGTGTGCGAGTGGGTGGTGCAGAAGTACGTGGAGCGGCCGCTCACCATCTTCGGCACCAAATTCGACATCCGGCAGTGGTTCCTGGTGACTGATGGGAATCCCCTGACCGTCTGGTTCTACCAAGACTGCTACCTGCgcttctgctcccagcccttctccctgcGCCACCTGGAGCA TTCCAGGCACCTCTGCAACGTCTCCGTCCAGAAGCAGTACAAGGAGTCACCTCACCAGGACCCCCGCGTGCCCCCCAGTAGGGTCTGGTCCAGCCGGCAGTTCCAGGCATACCTGGCACGGCTGGGGCGGGCGGATGCTTGGCATCAGGTGATGGTGCCCGGCATGAAGGCAGCGATACTGAACTCTCTGCGCTGCGCCCAGGACCACATGAGCTTCCGCAAGGGCAGCTTTGAGCTCTTTGGGGCCGACTTTCTCGTGGGGGAGGactgccagccctggctgctggagaTCAACTCCTGCCCCACCATGAGCCCCTCCTCGGCCGTGACCCGACGGCTCTGTGCCAACGTCCAGCGGGACACGCTGCGCCTCGTGCTCGACCGCAAGGACGACCCCAGCTGTCCCACTGGCGCCTTTGAGCTCATCTACAAGGAG ACCACTGCATCCACCTCTGCTGGAACAGAGCACATCAGGTCGCAACAGGACACAGAAGAACTGGGACACAGAGACATCCCCACGAGGGgacagccccctccccacccttgCTGGGGAAACACTGCAGCACCCggctccctcccaccccaacgAGACCCCACTGCTGCGTCACGGGAACCGCCTCAACCCGCACACGGGCCTTAA
- the LOC116784324 gene encoding tubulin monoglycylase TTLL3-like isoform X2, translated as MSGAPSSARERQTGQDLLPLPACPVGPVGSNGALLTEQVAAATTGHHNGRQRSVDAALLRKAKRRVEKAIKEKKIFAVRGPYPVIRSLLRARGWVERKLPREGRRLKQQVGGQKKQQPETEPSDDGDEQGEAVLNPRGGAQPSLGTTEPLHYPWPRNEEVEEEKEEEDEDYEDSDEIHDLMSYLVRDQVPNFLWTIRLSSIDQELLQRIEVVNRYHWVHALSTKEGLCLSLQNLPWFEQADPNTFFPRCYRLGTTEEREAFIEDFRLTAARSLLKLALKKAGDRLVGMEQPPKSNKGPEEALEVCEQHLGVLEHQDIDRKTPSPCRTCIDWNCFLQDYYCAAHEGAGLALSGAQRERCQDLLRRLAEQLPQFSVEGDLNIWILKPSAKSRGRGIVCATRLEEVLQQARGCTTPSARVCEWVVQKYVERPLTIFGTKFDIRQWFLVTDGNPLTVWFYQDCYLRFCSQPFSLRHLEHSRHLCNVSVQKQYKESPHQDPRVPPSRVWSSRQFQAYLARLGRADAWHQVMVPGMKAAILNSLRCAQDHMSFRKGSFELFGADFLVGEDCQPWLLEINSCPTMSPSSAVTRRLCANVQRDTLRLVLDRKDDPSCPTGAFELIYKEAAASPRPAVGINLMVEGCSLKKPRPAKRRLQEKPPTSTASAPQLPVSSEGRATQAPQPRVPQRKLPPLRQQSSCCKPSSGPVAPPQPPDSAAGSQELPWLLHLVVQPQEAEPQKAAQPQAAEPQAVLPPVSCHALDRVPVPPPQGAPSTPRQPPDCSAGSQGLPGLNHPLGQPQAALPPVSSHPLDGVLLPPLRGAPGCSAGSQELPWLLHLVGQPEDAQPQEAPPQAAWPQAALPPIRGCRLAKAPVPPPRGAPRSPWRPPGSAPSFRPARPLHPPLLEQSTSGRNRTQKNWDTETSPRGDSPLPTLAGETLQHPAPSHPNETPLLRHGNRLNPHTGLNTLL; from the exons ATGTCAGGGGCCCCAAGCTCAGCGAGGGAGAGGCAGACAGGTCAGGatcttctccccctccctgcctgcccagtgGGGCCTGTGGGCTCCAACGGGGCTCTCCTCACGGAGCAGGTGGCAGCTGCCACCACCGGCCACCACAATGGGCGCCAGCGCTCGGTTGACGCTGCGCTGCTCAGGAAAGCCAAGCGGCGTGTGGAGAAGGCCATTAAG GAGAAGAAGATCTTCGCGGTGCGGGGCCCCTACCCTGTCATCCGCTCCCTGCTCCGGGCTCGGGGCTGGGTGGAGAGGAAGCTCCCCCGCGAGGGCAGACGGCTGAAGCAGCAGGTTGGCGGCCAAAAGAAACAGCAGCCGGAGACAGAGCCAAGTGATGATGGTGATGAGCAGGGGGAGGCAGTGCTGAACCCACGTGGTGGGGCACAGCCTTCCCTGGGGACCACAGAGCCCCTGCACTACCCATGGCCACGCAatgaggaggtggaggaggaaaaggaagaggaagatgaagattATGAGGACTCCGATGAAATCCATGACCTCATG TCCTACCTGGTGCGGGACCAGGTGCCAAACTTCCTGTGGACCATCCGCCTTAGCTCCATTGACCAGGAGCTCCTGCAGAGGATTGAGGTGGTGAACCGCTATCACTGGGTGCACGCCCTCAGCACCAAG GAGGGGCTGTGCCTCAGCCTGCAAAACCTGCCCTGGTTCGAGCAAGCCGACCCCAACACCTTTTTCCCCCGGTGCTACCGGCTGGGGACCACGGAGGAGCGAGAAGCTTTCATTG AGGATTTCCGCCTGACGGCAGCTCGCAGCCTGCTCAAACTGGCTCTGAAGaaggctggggacaggctggtggggatggagcagccccCAAAATCCAACAAGGGGCCAG AGGAGGCCCTGGAGGTCTGCGAGCAGCACCTGGGTGTCCTAGAGCACCAGGACATCGACAGGAAGACCCCGTCGCCCTGCAGGACGTGCATCGACTGGAACTGCTTCCTGCAGGATTACTACTGCGCGGCACA TGAGGGGGCCGGGCTGGCGCTGAGCGGGGCGCAGCGGGAGCGGTGCCAGGACCTGCTGCGGCGCCTGGCGGAGCAGCTGCCGCAGTTCAGCGTAGAGGGCGATCTCAACATCTGGATCCTCAAGCCCAGCGCCAAATCCCGAGGCAGGG GGATCGTCTGCGCGACGCGGCtggaggaggtgctgcagcaggcGCGGGGCTGCACGACCCCCTCGGCGCGGGTGTGCGAGTGGGTGGTGCAGAAGTACGTGGAGCGGCCGCTCACCATCTTCGGCACCAAATTCGACATCCGGCAGTGGTTCCTGGTGACTGATGGGAATCCCCTGACCGTCTGGTTCTACCAAGACTGCTACCTGCgcttctgctcccagcccttctccctgcGCCACCTGGAGCA TTCCAGGCACCTCTGCAACGTCTCCGTCCAGAAGCAGTACAAGGAGTCACCTCACCAGGACCCCCGCGTGCCCCCCAGTAGGGTCTGGTCCAGCCGGCAGTTCCAGGCATACCTGGCACGGCTGGGGCGGGCGGATGCTTGGCATCAGGTGATGGTGCCCGGCATGAAGGCAGCGATACTGAACTCTCTGCGCTGCGCCCAGGACCACATGAGCTTCCGCAAGGGCAGCTTTGAGCTCTTTGGGGCCGACTTTCTCGTGGGGGAGGactgccagccctggctgctggagaTCAACTCCTGCCCCACCATGAGCCCCTCCTCGGCCGTGACCCGACGGCTCTGTGCCAACGTCCAGCGGGACACGCTGCGCCTCGTGCTCGACCGCAAGGACGACCCCAGCTGTCCCACTGGCGCCTTTGAGCTCATCTACAAGGAG gcagctgcgTCCCCGCGTCCGGCTGTGGGGATAAATCTGATGGTCGAAGGCTGTTCCCTGAAGAAGCCCCGGCCAGCAAAGCGTCGATTACAGGAAAAGCCCCCCACCAGTACAGCCAgtgccccccagctccccgTGTCCTCAGAGGGCAGAGCCACACAGGCGCCCCAGCCGAGAGTGCCACAGCGGAAGCTGCCTCCTCTGAGgcaacagagcagctgctgcaagcCCAGCTCTGGCCCTGTAGCACCGCCACAGCCCCCGGactctgctgctgggagccaggagctgccatGGCTCCTTCACCTGGTTGTGCAGCCTCAGGAAGCTGAGCCCCAGAAagctgctcagccccaggcagcTGAGCCCCAGGCAGTTCTGCCCCCAGTCAGTTGCCATGCCCTGGATCGGGTGCCTGTGCCACCGCCCCAGggagcccccagcaccccccggCAACCCCCGGACTGTTCTGCCGGGAGccaggggctgccagggctcaATCACCCGCTtgggcagccccaggcagctctgcccccagtCAGTAGCCATCCCCTGGATGGGGTGCTTCTGCCACCTCTCCGGGGAGCCCCGGGCTGCTCTGCCGggagccaggagctgccctggctcctTCACCTGGTCGGGCAGCCCGAGGACGCTCAGCCCCAGGAAGCTCCGCCCCAGGCTGCTTGgccccaggcagctctgccgCCCATCAGGGGCTGTCGCCTGGCTAAGGCGCCTGTGCCACCGCCCCGGGGAGCACCCAGGAGCCCCTGGCGACCcccgggctctgctccctccttccgTCCTGCCAGACCACTGCATCCACCTCTGCTGGAACAGAGCACATCAGGTCGCAACAGGACACAGAAGAACTGGGACACAGAGACATCCCCACGAGGGgacagccccctccccacccttgCTGGGGAAACACTGCAGCACCCggctccctcccaccccaacgAGACCCCACTGCTGCGTCACGGGAACCGCCTCAACCCGCACACGGGCCTTAATACACTGCTGTGA